One Triticum dicoccoides isolate Atlit2015 ecotype Zavitan chromosome 4B, WEW_v2.0, whole genome shotgun sequence genomic window carries:
- the LOC119291311 gene encoding cyclin-D5-3-like gives MGDASTSAAPATPTSTLICLEDGNDLFLDDDSPDGGLADSRLAADDGLLLLDRDDEYVALMLSKEGAGGGGTWGEELDEWTKAARAVCVDWIVKTNARFLFSGKTAYVAVTYLDRFLAQRRVDRGKEWALQLLSVACLSLAAKVEEHRVPRLPEFRPDEYDFDSASILRMELLVLGTLKWQMIAGTPFPYLSCFVARFRHDERKAIVLRAVKCIFASLKAMSSVEYQPSTMALASILVARGGREGTGTAPNLEEELKAILGSSWQQLHTGHVYSCYSVMIQEEDRSTQSGREVASSGVSAAAPAGSPGTSVAMAMGRGGVVEQDPVERAG, from the exons ATGGGGGACGCGTCCACCTCCGCCGCTCCCGCCACGCCCACCTCCACGCTCATCTGCCTCGAGGACGGCAACGACCTCTTCCTCGACGACGATAGCCCCGACGGCGGCTTGGCGGACTCGCGCCTCGCCGCCGACGACGGTCTCCTGCTCCTCGACCGCGACGACGAGTACGTCGCGCTCATGCTCTccaaggagggcgccggcggcggcggcacgtgGGGTGAGGAGCTGGACGAGTGGACCAAGGCCGCGCGCGCCGTGTGCGTCGACTGGATTGTCAAG ACGAACGCGAGGTTCCTCTTCAGCGGGAAGACGGCGTACGTGGCGGTGACGTACCTCGATCGGTTCTTGGCGCAGCGGCGAGTCGAT AGGgggaaggagtgggctctgcagctCCTCTCGGTGGCGTGCCTGTCGCTGGCGGCCAAGGTGGAGGAGCACCGGGTGCCGCGGCTGCCGGAGTTCCGGCCGGACGAGTACGACTTCGACAGCGCCTCCATCCTGCGCATGGAGCTCCTCGTCCTCGGCACCCTCAAGTGGCAGATGATCGCCGGCACCCCGTTCCCGTACCTGAGCTGCTTCGTGGCCAGGTTCCGGCACGACGAGCGCAAGGCCATCGTCCTGCGCGCCGTCAAGTGCATCTTCGCCTCCCTCAAAG CGATGAGCTCGGTGGAGTACCAGCCGTCGACCATGGCGCTGGCGTCCATCCTGGTCGCGCGCGGCGGCAGGGAGGGGACGGGGACGGCCCCGAACCTAGAGGAGGAGCTCAAGGCGATCCTGGGCTCATCATGGCAGCAATTACACACC GGGCATGTGTATTCCTGCTACAGCGTGATGATTCAGGAGGAGGACAGGTCCACGCAGTCGGGCAGGGAGGTGGCTTCCTCCGGCGTCTCTGCCGCGGCCCCCGCCGGGAGCCCGGGCACCTCCGTCGCCATGGCCatgggccgtggaggggtggttgaacaggaccccgtggagagggctggttga